The nucleotide sequence aactcaagaaaaaaaatcaacaatacAATCCAAAATGTCCCTTTTTAATGATCTAAAAAAGACTTTTCCAGGTTCATGAAGTCCAAAGAAAATCAAAAATCAATGGGATTGATTGGGAGTtttcaaattaatttaaaaaaatgagtcCAAAGAAAATCAAAAATCAATGGGATTGATTGGGAGTtttcaaattaatttaaaaaaataaatgaataaataaataaataaatatttgttgTGTTGGCATAAAGCTAGTGagcatatattatattattatattaaccCAAGCAACCTTGAACACTGAGCTGTTCTCGTCTCGTGCAGAGAGCAGAAcatcacactttttttgtcttcacgTTGCCAACAGAATGTAGAACAAGGGCCTCCATCGCGGTACCCTCGTACGAATACTCGGCTTCCATCAAGAGACCCCACTCCACCATCTCCAACAGCAGCACGTCGTCCTCGGGCAGCCAATCGTCATCCTCCCTGCTGGGCTCGCTCAACCTCCACCTGTACTCTTCGCCCTCGCACCTTCACGCTCATCCTTACCCGCTGGCCAGCATTCCCTCCTTCACCCAGTGGCCTTACGACTGCATTGAAGAAGACGAGCTGGAGCACGATTCTGGGAGCCAGCCCTCCATACGTGAGTTGGGATGCccgcttttattttatttcaaaatcatcacatcattttagctgactaaataaaacaaaataagatGAGCAAACCAGAAACTTTTTTCAGATTTCCTTAACTTGCCTCGACCGCACAAAAGATGACTCGTACTATTTGCTATAATGAAGAAATGCTTTTGTGTGTCAGTCACGGAAAGTTCCGAGACGTCGTCCCAGTGCACTTCCAATGACAGCATGAGCGGCCTGAGCACCCTCACCTTACCCGGGCCCCCTGACGGGCTCCTGGACtcgtacaacaacaacaacaacaatgaggAATCCTCCTCTTTCCTGTGCTCCTCCGTGGGGCCTTCCTCCGTGCAGGCCTCCTCCCTCTTCTCCAAAAGTGAAGACCTCCAACCGCAGAGCAACAAATTCATCACAGCAGTGAGTCTTTGCTCTGCGTCcttgttttgaatttttttcccccaagtaTCACCTAAAATATTTAAGTGCCAACTTCATGACCAACATGTAACGTAGCAAGCTTGAATGTTTTATCAGGTAATTCTTTCACagcccactagagggagccagagTAGCACTAGTGGAATTCATGCAACACTGAGAATCACTTGATATTAACGTGCTCATCTTTTACATCAACTCATTTTCCAttagttttggatgcatttaaataaatgattatGACTTCTTTAATGTGCTTCTTGTTCTAAGTAGGAAACATTTAATTAGTTAGACGTAGTCATTTTGTGTTGCATATTTTGTTGTTCTCATTTTTGtctgattgttgttttttttacaaacaaggACAATAGAGTTggaagtaaaaaataaatcttgAACAAAAAATTAAGAAGATCATTACATTCATTATACTACATTTAAAGAGTGTTCGGCGTCCATTTTGAGTTGCCAAATATGGCCCCATGCCTTATAAAGTCTCTCAAAATAGAACGAAAGTATGAGCAATAAAGAATAAATTCATCGAGGTGTCTTAAGGACCAGCGGTAGGTAATAGCTCCGTTTAAAAacgccccattttttttttgccagagcCAGTCTTCTCATATAGTAGCCGTAGGCCTGTCGACAGTGGTGTGACTTAACGCTTAGCTCAGTAAGTATTCGGCGTCACCATTGTGGTCGTGTTAACAGCCTGTTCGACAACCCGTGACGACGAAACATGGCCTTGTTACTAATACAGTACGTGTGAAAATCATGCATGGCcgtgtggctttgaaagctttgCTCCTATTGGGTGTTTCCCTTGCCTGCTATTTCTCAACTCCGATGATGTCATTTTGGAATGATTCTATATGTGAACACACGCATGCTCTTGAACGCACTCAATGATTTGCCTTTTTTAAGGGACAGTGGAtataagtctacacaccccggtTCAAATGTCAGGTTCTCGTAAGAATCATGATAAACCATTTTTTTCAACATAAATATAACCTGAAAAGTGAATTGTACAGGTTAGAGGTCACATTAttagttttgaaatgatttatcttgatttttttgttaGATCACAACACTGCGTTTaaacaagggtgtgtagactttttatatctactATAGTATTTTCTTTTGCAAACTATAGTTTGATTGTTTTTGGATTTATGAATGTGAATGTGATGTGTGCACCCCAAAAAAAGTAGGTCAATGTCATTAACTCTGTTAGATgctaaaaacatttatttcttttttttgcagctgTGAAGTCCCGACAAAGAGCAAAATTCCAACAAAGATGTGATTTCAAGTTCGATCCAAATGAATTggagaaaaaaagacattaccGTGATGGTACTCATATGGTTTGTAATATTCCTGAACAGTAAGCATCTCTGTTTATATTgtagatgtttttctttttttgtcgttGTTATTGTTGTGTAATTTACAAATAGCTGGCAGaccaatgcagaaaaaaaaaaaaaaaaagcaggttaTTCCTTTTGTTTGCTGTCCAGCATTTTGAGACTTGTacagatgattaaaaaaaagtttgtatgAAAAGATTTGttaaatttattatttactGCATTTAGTTGAGTCTTGCATGCAAATAGTGTGTAATATTGTCAAACACTAAGAGAGCATTATGACAACCGCATTTTGCAGTGTTGTGGGGGTGGAGGTGTTTTTTTCCATTAAAGGCAGACATTGACCACATTTTTTTCAGCGGGGTAGATGGCCTTAAGTttgagatgaagaaaaaaaaaaagatgcgttAAGAAGTCTTCAAAATTGAAATAGTTGTTAGCAAATTGGTTTATTTTTGCCACTTTTCACTTTGGAGATCCACACGCAGAGAATTATACTGACCAGAAGCTGCAATCCCAAAATGCAAAGTTCCATCGCCATCTACAAAGACATTTTAAATTGGTAATTTAtgaaacaatctttttttttttcccctccataaTTACTCTCACCATCGAATCAAGTTTTCTGTACTTCCATTGTATCAGGTCAGCAATTATTAAACCAAGGCCGGGTAATGCAAAAATGACACAAACGCTGTTGATGATGAGGGAcacctgaaaaaaaacattatttcaaataaatattaatgAGCATGTAATGTAAGAAGGCTTACTTACATTTAGCAATACTGGATATCTTTCCAACATGCAGGAAACAATTCCTGCAAAAATGAACTGAAAGGCAGGAGAATTTCAAAtgattgtgaaaaaaaataaaataatacaattaaataaatagaCTTCTTACAAGCATTCCAGTCATGTGAGAAACTCTGAAGAGCGTGGCGAGCGACTCATTTATACTCAAGCCTATGGCCAGCGTAAAACCAATTCCAACACTGGGCACTCCGCTGACAACTTGCAGGCACTGCAATGATTGATCCATAATCAATTTGTGAGAAATATTGATGTGAAATAGTGTGGTAGCATGAAAAAAATTGGATATAAAATTATCCGCAcagttaaataataaataataaaactcaGATAATACATTTCATTAATTTGCAGAATATTTTTCTAAAAGAAAAAATTGCATGCacttatttttgttgcaataaaaAAACTAGTTCAGTCTAcaatgcatctttttttttttttaccatttacaAGGAAGACCACAAGAACCTAAGTTTCCTGTTGCTGACTTTCGAACAGGCTGGACATCCTTTAACTGAACACCGCAAAACTTCGACCTGCAGTATTGTCAACTGTTCAAAACATTCACTCAGATTCCTTAAGGAGGttttaaattatatataataaatgcTGTCCTCCAATTAATCACTGTCATTAAGCCacatttcaaataaatacatcatttataaaaaaaaattaaaaaagctattttgaaacagaATTAAAGATtcataaaaacaaaccaaaaaatcgTATCCAAAAATCTTCATAATTAattcaaattaaaatgaatCAAAGCATGCTTCTCGGCCTTACCCCCAACATCTCCATTCTATTCCGGAGCAAGTCATGCGAAGCCCAAATTTCATCCTCTTCGAATTTTGTGGCTTTGTACCGTACCACCCTCGGGAATTTCTCAACATCTTCGGACAGGCCTTGCTCATTTTGGTGGATCTCCATTTTCTCATGTGAACAAGCCATACTGCACTCACCTGCAAGTACATCATCAAAATATACAATTATATAcacataaaataattattttcatgTATTTTGTAATAAGGTTTAGTTCGGGTTTTGTCACCACCTGTTCCGTGTTTGAACCAATCAGTTCCTTCTAGAAATTAAATTTTACCAAAACTCTTTTTTGCAAAATGTTAGATAAGCAAGTTGTTAAAGTTTGCAGGCGGGTTCTCACTTACCATCTCAGACTGTGCTCGACTCTTCAACAAACCCCTTTTTCGAAGCAAGTCGTGACAAGGAGGTCACGTTTGTCACTTCCTCACTTGGCTGCTGATCATCATCATTTCTTTGCTCAACCTGTTGAACATCACTTCGAGCGGATCAACAGTAAAATCTCGGTCGGTGATCTTTGAAGAACAATGAGGAAGACGTTTGTGAGTGACGACTCCATGATCATCAATATTTCCATCAGGAAAGATAGCGAAGGATGGGGCTACGTTATGCCACGAGAATTTAAGTGTGTGTTCCGAGACGTTTTTAAGGTTTTTGCTTACAATGGATTCCCAAAACCTCTTGgggtgagtggaaaaaaaaattatcacttTCCTGACCAATTAAGAGAAATTGGATAAGCATAGTTGTAAATGGAtgctgactgttttttttttttccttaaacatGTAGGCAGCACAATGTGTTGCTGGAGTGACATTTTTCAGTCTTGGTCTGATATATCCTTCCATTCTACGTGCTGACATTTTTATCCTTTTACCAAGCATTTGGGTACGTAACCTTTTGAGTCGAATTGAATTTTGATTTACATTTGAAATTACTTATGCGCTATTTTGTGATTCTTCTACTTTATGTTTTATCAACGGTAGTTTGTGCTTTGTGGAATGTTGACCTATGCGGCGGGAAGTGTTCCCAACATGCGTCTGGTAAGTGGATTCTGGGGAAAATGTTGCTTTGATTGgttgagatcttttttttttttctccgggtTTGTGGATTTGAGTATTTTTATTGCACTTGCCAGACCAAGGTGTCATTCTGTCTGAACATCATCAGCTTCCTGGAGTCCACCGTGTTACTTTGTCTCTTTTTGCTCAACCGCGCCTTGTATTGGGGGGATGCCGAGCACGAGTCCAAGGTGAGTTcagcatttgattttttttttcttatgctgGAAGCTCAAAATGAGATTCATCTCTTTCTTTTCCACAGCTGCAAATGGGAATCAGGGTGACAGCGTATGTCCTGCTTTTGGTGGAAAGCTTAATTGCCTTATTTCTGATCTACTGGGAGAGTAAAGCAGTGTGCAGGCAATATTTCAATACGCTGGTGTGTTGCATTCTCTCTGACTTATTTCATCTCTAAACTGATTAAACTAATGAGGAGTATTTCCCCCCCCCTGCAGCCCATTATTCAGCTGAGACAGGAGGAGGACAAACATGATTCAACAAAACAATCCGACAAGATCAActgactgctttttagtcattaTTAACACATCAAATTTGCTTGCCTGGCAGCACCTCAGAAGTTTACATTATGCAATAAAATGTAGTTTTAACAGCACCAATGGCCCATCCTTTGattttgtttatcctgcaaaacaATAAACAACCACTAGTGGGCgacaaacacaaagaaacaTCAAGTCGGAAATAAAATGGAATGTTTTCAGTGAAACTCCATTTGACAttcaaatattatttttgtacCACATCATGATTATTACATGGGTTAAATAATTCATAATGTTTTTGTGAATTCCTTACAGAGGTCACGTTCAAAACGGCAAATGAGCTCTTCCACTCCTCCGGGACACTCCCAGCTACGTTCACGCCAATCAAAACTCATCAGTCATCGCCAAGcttctgtttttatttgactCCTTACTTTCTTCACACTCGCACCCTGCTTTTTACTGTGGAAATGTGTGTTTATTCATCTTTCCGCTTTTCTGTTGCGGGCTAGCCAGTAGCTAACCCCCGGTGCTGTTTGGGTGAGGGGGGAAAGCTCTCCTATGGCGTCAATGTACAGCCGAGGGTCGCATACCCTAAGCAAGGATGACGTGAACTACAGGATGCATTTCCGAATGATAAACGAGCAGCAGGTCGAGGACATAACCATAGAGTTCTTCTACCGGCCGCACACCATCACGCTGCTAACGTGCACGGTGTTGTGTCTGACGTACTTCGCCTTCGTGAGGTAAACTGGGAAGAGGTTAGCTTAGGGTGCTAGCAGGTGGCTAGCCATAGCTGTGATGCTTTGATAGAGTCAAGGAGCCTGATTGCGCTTTATTTTGTCTCAAATTAAATCAATGAAACATGCGCCATATTCCATGACGGTGCTTTTAAAGCAGCTTTTGAATCGTTCATGAAACCATGCCGTGTCAGTACATTAGCAAAACACGTACACATGACAATAAAGTCTTCCCCCGCTACATCGCGAATGATTTTAGACTTACAATATACCTTCTTcacgaaaacaacaaaatgaaTCCACAGAAACATTGTTTGCTTACTGCAGgttgaacttttgtttttttacagagaTGATGGAAATCCTGACAGTAATCTATGGGTTGGTTTGATTCTGGTGATCTCTTTCTTCCTTGTTATCAGCGTTTTGGCATTTCCTAATGGTGAGTTTCCATATGaaagattttgttttgttcagtgTTAAACATCTGTGGGTAAATGAACAAAGGTTCCAGATCAATTAAGTGAAATTGGATAATTTCCCACGGTATGCCTAATGATCTTGCAGCACAGTGGTTTGGAATCATCTTGCATGTATATTCACATTATTCCTTCTCTACAGGTCCATTCACTCGACCTCATCCAGCGATATGGAGAATAGTATTTGGTGAGTATTGATTGATGGAATactgaaagcattttttttttctggaataacaGCCTCTGTTATCTGGTCTTTGTTTGTTGCTCAAGGTCTGAGTGTGCTATACTTCCTCTTCCTGGTTTTCATCATCTTCCTGAACTGG is from Syngnathus scovelli strain Florida chromosome 9, RoL_Ssco_1.2, whole genome shotgun sequence and encodes:
- the LOC137840603 gene encoding uncharacterized protein isoform X1, with protein sequence MRKTFVSDDSMIINISIRKDSEGWGYVMPREFKCVFRDVFKVFAYNGFPKPLGAAQCVAGVTFFSLGLIYPSILRADIFILLPSIWFVLCGMLTYAAGSVPNMRLTKVSFCLNIISFLESTVLLCLFLLNRALYWGDAEHESKLQMGIRVTAYVLLLVESLIALFLIYWESKAVCRQYFNTLRSRSKRQMSSSTPPGHSQLRSRQSKLISHRQASVFI
- the si:ch211-269k10.4 gene encoding uncharacterized protein si:ch211-269k10.4 isoform X2; protein product: MACSHEKMEIHQNEQGLSEDVEKFPRVVRYKATKFEEDEIWASHDLLRNRMEMLGCLQVVSGVPSVGIGFTLAIGLSINESLATLFRVSHMTGMLVSLIINSVCVIFALPGLGLIIADLIQWKYRKLDSMMAMELCILGLQLLVSIILCVWISKVKSGKNKPIC
- the si:ch211-269k10.4 gene encoding uncharacterized protein si:ch211-269k10.4 isoform X1, whose amino-acid sequence is MACSHEKMEIHQNEQGLSEDVEKFPRVVRYKATKFEEDEIWASHDLLRNRMEMLGCLQVVSGVPSVGIGFTLAIGLSINESLATLFRVSHMTGMLFIFAGIVSCMLERYPVLLNVSLIINSVCVIFALPGLGLIIADLIQWKYRKLDSMMAMELCILGLQLLVSIILCVWISKVKSGKNKPIC
- the LOC137840603 gene encoding uncharacterized protein isoform X2 codes for the protein MRKTFVSDDSMIINISIRKDSEGWGYVMPREFKCVFRDVFKVFAYNGFPKPLGAAQCVAGVTFFSLGLIYPSILRADIFILLPSIWFVLCGMLTYAAGSVPNMRLTKVSFCLNIISFLESTVLLCLFLLNRALYWGDAEHESKLQMGIRVTAYVLLLVESLIALFLIYWESKAVCRQYFNTLPIIQLRQEEDKHDSTKQSDKIN